AACCAAAAAATCTCATTTTACAGATTAAGAGCCCTTCTCGTGCCATGCTTATAAAAATCCGTTCTCCGCTGTCGAGTTGAAGCTGGCTGAAACAACGACCACGTGGTTCATTCATATATGTAACAACTCTTCCCATGCAGTGATCCTCGCTGTAGTGAGCATACTTCTTAGGTATCATCAAATCCGACTCAATTATTTATTTATTTCCTTGATGCCTCTTTTTTCGCTAGGCTTATTAATTGTTTCATAAAAGCCTCTACATACTTTTTGCAAACAGCCTTCAGAATCTGAGTTCCGGGGACAGTATACTTAACTATTTATTTCATCCCGTAAAGTGGTTCTGCGCTGAATAATGTGGTGCGAAACGCCTGGAGCTATTACTTTTGCTATTCGTGATATGACTCAATATAATAGTCAGATGGAGAAATTTCAATAGTTAAGTATACTGTCCCCGGAACTCCGGAACTCCGAAATGGGATAAGATCATAGAATTTCGCAATTCCTTCAGCTTAGGCCAGCTTAGGCCAGCTTGGCCGGACAGCTTACGGCCTTAATAGAACGGCTATATTTTCACCACTGTAAACAGAATCAATAGCTCTCTGACATTCATCAAAGGGTATTATCTCGGAAATCAACGGTTTCGGGTCAATCTGTTTGCGGGCAATCATGTACAGGGAATCCATCATACTACCGCCCAGGATACCGATGATGCTGAGCTGTTTTACTGTCCAGAGCATCGGGTTTACTTCCATGGGTGAAACAAAACCGGCGAGCACGATAGTACCGCCTCGTTTTGCCATCTCCGCCGCCTGGTTCAAGACCCTGCCGTCACGGACACAGATCAGGATAGCGTCGGCGCCCTCACCGGTTAACTTTACCACTTCGGTGAATACGTCGACTTCGTTTACATTAAGCGCGGCATCAACCCCCACTTCAAGGGCTTTATCCAAACGTGACTGAACCAGATCAACAATGATTACCGGCGATGCGCCGGCCACCTTGGCGGCCATGGCGGCCAGCAGGCCAAGCTTTCCAGCACCGATGACCACTGTTGACAGACCTGGTCTCACGCCGGCCTTTGCTACGGCACCATTTCCGGTGCAGAGTGGTTCTACGAACACCGCCGCTTCATCGGCCACATGATCGGGTACCTTTATTAAACCATATGGAGTAGATACGAAATACTCCGCCATGCATTTATAGCTTTCATAGTCCTGAACCGGTCCTTGGATGCCCTGGGGGTCTGGGCGCCCCCCCAAAGGGATCGCTCTGTCACCCACCGACCAGCCGCGAACCCCCTCACCCACTTCAACCACTTCAGCGATAAACTCATGTCCCGGTATCGCCCCCGGACGGATACTGCCTAATTCGGCAATTGTCTTTTTTATTGCTGCCGGTAGCTGGGTTAACCCCTGGGTTATGAGTTGAAATGAACCGTCAAGATACTCCAGATCGCTGCCGCAAATGCAGGCGTATTTCGTCTTTAGCAATAGCCATCCCGGCTCAACTATTGGCGTTGGGATATCTTTGCACTCAATCCGTCTTTTTTCTCCTGTAGCAATACACGCTTTCACGATACTCTCCTTTCAGTTTTCAGCACCTCATTAACTGGAGGCAGGTCATCCAATTTATACTCTGGAATTCCGGCAACACACCAACCGAAATTATCTCGTCCTCCGGGATCGAATCCAATTAGATAGGGCATTGATGAATACCTAACATTCAGAATAATAAAACCATGTCAAAATGTCTGAATGCATCTTTAATGTCTGGTAGCTTGTTCTTAGGACATGGTACCTTCCTCTTATTCGGATGTGATCTGTTAGGTGCTTTTCTTACCGGAAGCCCACATATCTCTTTCGCATGGGCTATCCAGCATGTCTTTGGAACGAAACCATGTTTCTTTTTTACGTACTCTTGAATTTGTTTGTAAGTGGTCATTTTTTAAAACA
The DNA window shown above is from Deltaproteobacteria bacterium and carries:
- a CDS encoding zinc-binding dehydrogenase, coding for MKACIATGEKRRIECKDIPTPIVEPGWLLLKTKYACICGSDLEYLDGSFQLITQGLTQLPAAIKKTIAELGSIRPGAIPGHEFIAEVVEVGEGVRGWSVGDRAIPLGGRPDPQGIQGPVQDYESYKCMAEYFVSTPYGLIKVPDHVADEAAVFVEPLCTGNGAVAKAGVRPGLSTVVIGAGKLGLLAAMAAKVAGASPVIIVDLVQSRLDKALEVGVDAALNVNEVDVFTEVVKLTGEGADAILICVRDGRVLNQAAEMAKRGGTIVLAGFVSPMEVNPMLWTVKQLSIIGILGGSMMDSLYMIARKQIDPKPLISEIIPFDECQRAIDSVYSGENIAVLLRP